A window of Oncorhynchus kisutch isolate 150728-3 linkage group LG10, Okis_V2, whole genome shotgun sequence contains these coding sequences:
- the gpatch8 gene encoding G patch domain-containing protein 8 isoform X2, with translation MSSTQRDERSCCVQKMADRFSRFNEERDFQGGNHFDQYEEGQLELEQASLDKPIESDNIGHRLLQKHGWKLGQGLGKTMQGRTDPVPIILKYDVMGMGRMEMELDVAEDATEKRKVLEVEKEVTEELQQKYKDQVEKEKAIAKALEDLRANFYCELCEKQYQKHQEFDNHINSYDHAHKQRLKELKQREFARNVSSRSRKGGKKQEKLLRRLHVLAEQRKQQNRTPGSGPMFKPTTVAVDGEKGEEGSAVTPEYVPPADTAMEGLSVEEKSSGGQASPKPAPTVSFSLGKSSSSPAGASKVSVSFSFAKKPPVKLETVAAVFAKLHQDDEEEGGQEEGGEKAVGQEETSGCSTESPKGGGGGGNGTAGPEEEEEQQQEEQLYQEQPEQQEEEDDGASLASTLNKLKMMMKKEEGWAGQEPEYYHYIPPTHCRVKPRFQFLVFMKATDQCEIREQEEDEEVEEKEVKKTEKVVVEVSEQTQPKATECKSEEPEKTPAAPVTEPTSPKLKTEEASASLTDPPPTMAPTPVPGSKQETPVPEPNSGPKIPSGPFFLVLSKDESTTLQWPSELLDFTKAQPALSYSCNPLYFDFKLSRNKGGRAGRAAKSSKPAGEGAEKKNNPEAAAAVNEGNAAAATTTTTTPGPSTDNTGKEQPSLKIEGSQGETEEQKLQSSTSGAKKKKKKKKKKHKKSGKGSKRKEKEKGAIVDGDAETEILGEKTKKKKKHKRKKSKNKGEEGEEGGGGGDKEKPKEDKAVAATVSSAPPAPAGTGSATGAEPGKRKRPAKEALQKSGEKEGGAGKGSDEAKPSEEHNGTKRLKTDPSAPPSASCSSSAQKSPGPGRPPSSESEEEGGGGSASRSSRRRSTPREGRRHQSDDSGRSRSRSSRRGEGRGSSRRRHRGQASRSQSDSSSSERSSSAYSRRSRSYSDSYSDDSDGGRHRRHSKRSSDSEYDRRGSGGRRRSRRRHYSSSSSEDSRSRSRSHSRRKRHQQRHRSSSRSSSSRSRSSSARSWRRSYSRSHSSASRSSSSTKGSPHRGRGGQGGHRGRADSATRRRDFNRSCIYRSQSPRSASSRAPNRNSSSQSQRAGGSRGEGDQRNSSSHFTARQLLDKIQSRKGSDVPTTGTKSGAKIKDPPSGYFGPKLPPALGNKSMLPLFGKLQAGKKFPAIPLTRPDGGEKSSAGKGSDAVAEVILMEPIREFPPPPPPPPAHKKVEETVVVVQEARHLTLDARVLHEPRPLFHQEPSMLMPQYQGDPGQDPSQNPMMESLIPDMHQQPPPMHAYPNYPPPSLEEEDMGVEAEEDDLAPLESQPITFTPEEMEKYGKLQQAAQQHIQQQLLAKHIKTFPSAAAAQAAANMAAAANHLQPAPPPPQQQMIQIHQPAVSAASATSITTVQHLIQQHHAAQAAAMGIHPHGPHPHPQLAQVHHIPQHHLTPISLSHLGHSLGHTLGHQLGVGHAGLIPAHHTAFLSGQPIHIIPASALHHHSPLALHHIPHSSLYPTLFAPRHSNAAAAAALQLHPFLHPIFSGQDLQHPPNHGS, from the exons GACCAGGTGGAAAAGGAGAAGGCCATCGCCAAAGCCCTGGAAGACCTGCGGGCCAACTTTTACTGTGAGCTGTGTGAGAAACAGTACCAGAAGCACCAAGAGTTTGACAACCACATCAACTCGTACGACCACGCTCATAAGCAG AGGCTTAAGGAGCTGAAGCAGAGGGAGTTTGCGAGAAACGTGTCATCACGCTCCCGGAAGGGTGGGAAGAAGCAGGAGAAGCTGCTACGCAGGCTGCATGTGCTGGCTGAGCAGAGGAAACAGCAGAACCG TACCCCGGGAAGTGGTCCCATGTTCAAACCCACCACCGTGGCAGTAGATGGGGAGAAGGGTGAAGAGGGGAGTGCTGTAACCCCTGAGTATGTCCCCCCTGCAGACACTGCCATGGAGGGCCTGTCAGTGGAGGAGAAGAGCAGTGGGGGTCAGGCCTCCCCCAAACCAGCCCCCACCGTCAGCTTCTCCCTGGGGAAGAGCAGCTCATCCCCGGCCGGGGCCTCTAAGGTCAGCGTGTCCTTCTCCTTCGCCAAGAAACCCCCGGTGAAGCTGGAGACGGTCGCAGCAGTGTTCGCTAAACTCCATCAGGAtgacgaggaggaggggggacaggaggagggaggggagaaggccGTGGGACAGGAGGAGACGTCAGGCTGCAGCACCGAGAGCCccaagggaggaggaggaggggggaatggaACAGCAGggccggaggaggaggaggagcagcagcaggaggagcaactATATCAAGAACAACCAGAGCAGCAGGAGGAAGAAGATGATGGCGCCTCCCTAGCCTCCACTCTCAACAAGttgaagatgatgatgaagaagGAGGAAGGCTGGGCAGGCCAGGAGCCTGAATACTACCATTACATCCCACCAACCCACTGCAGAGTCAAACCCCGCTTCCAGTTCCTGGTGTTCATGAAGGCCACAGACCAGTGTGAGATCAGGGAGCAAGAAGAAGATGAAGAGGTGGAAGAGAAGGAAGTGAAGAAGACCGAGAAGGTGGTAGTAGAGGTTTCTGAGCAGACACAGCCAAAAGCTACTGAGTGCAAATCCGAGGAGCCAGAGAAGACTCCTGCAGCTCCAGTCACAGAGCCCACATCACCTAAACTGAAGACTGAAGAGGCCTCTGCCAGCTTAACAGACCCCCCTCCCACAATGGCCCCCACCCCAGTACCAGGCAGCAAGCAGGAGACCCCAGTCCCAGAGCCCAACTCGGGCCCCAAAATCCCCAGCGGCCCCTTCTTCCTGGTCCTGAGCAAAGACGAGAGCACCACTCTGCAGTGGCCCTCGGAGCTGCTGGATTTTACCAAGGCTCAGCCCGCTCTCTCTTACAGCTGCAACCCCCTGTACTTCGACTTCAAACTGTCCCGCAACAAAGGGGGCCGTGCTGGACGAGCAGCAAAGTCCTCCAAGCCCGCTGGTGAAGGAGCTGAGAAAAAAAACAATCCTGAGGCAGCTGCTGCAGTCAATGAGGGGAAtgctgctgctgccaccaccaccaccaccacccctgggCCCAGCACTGACAACACTGGTAAGGAGCAGCCCTCCTTAAAAATAGAGGGTTCCCAAggggagactgaggaacaaaagcTACAGAGTAGCACAAGCGGagccaagaagaagaaaaagaagaagaagaagaagcataaGAAATCTGGGAAAGGCTCCAAGCGCAAAGAAAAAGAGAAGGGAGCCATAGTGGACGGGGACGCAGAAACTGAGATCCTAGGAGAGAAAaccaaaaagaagaaaaaacacaaacgaaagaagagcaaaaacaaaggtgaggagggggaagaaggaggtggtggtggtgataaggaAAAGCCTAAAGAGGATAAAGCAGTAGCCGCAACGGTTTCTAGTGCTCCCCCAGCACCAGCAGGAACAGGATCTGCTACAGGAGCGGAACCTGGGAAGAGGAAACGACCAGCCAAAGAAGCACTTCAGAAGTCCGGGGAAAAGGAAGGTGGGGCAGGGAAAGGCTCTGATGAGGCCAAGCCCTCTGAGGAGCACAACGGCACCAAGCGTCTGAAGACAGACCCCAGCGCCCCACCCAGCGCTTCCTGCTCCTCCTCGGCCCAGAAGAGCCCCGGGCCAGGCAGACCACCCAGCAGTGAGAGTGAGGAGGAAGGAGGTGGAGGCTCAGCTTCCCGATCCAGCCGCCGCAGGTCCACGCCCCGGGAGGGGCGCCGGCACCAGAGCGATGACTCCGGCCGCTCCCGAAGCCGCTCGTCGCGTCGGGGAGAAGGGCGAGGGAGCAGCCGGCGGCGGCACCGCGGCCAGGCCTCCCGTAGCCAGTCAGACTCCAGCAGCTCGGAGCGCTCCTCGAGCGCCTACAGCCGGCGCAGCCGCAGCTACTCAGACAGTTACAGTGACGACAGTGACGGAGGCCGCCACCGGAGACACTCTAAACGCTCCTCTGACTCCGAGTACGATCGACGGGGAAGCGGCGGGCGGCGGCGCTCCAGAAGACGTCACTATTCTTCCTCGTCTTCGGAGGACTCTCGCTCCCGCTCACGCAGCCACAGCCGCAGGAAGAGGCACCAGCAGCGGCACCGGAGCAGCTCCCGGAGCTCTAGCAGCAGGAGCCGCAGCAGCAGCGCCAGGTCATGGAGACGCAGCTACAGCCGCAGCCACAGCTCAGCCAGCCGCTCCTCCAGCTCTACTAAGGGCTCCCCTCACCGGGGTCGGGGAGGCCAGGGGGGCCACAGGGGCCGGGCAGACAGTGCTACACGGCGCCGAGACTTCAACCGCTCCTGCATCTACCGTTCCCAGTCCCCCCGCTCTGCCTCGTCACGAGCCCCAAACCGCAACAGCAGCTCCCAGAGCCAGAGGGCAGGGGGGTCCCGGGGAGAAGGAGATCAGAGGAACTCTTCCTCACACTTCACCGCCCGTCAGCTTCTGGATAAGATCCAGTCCAGGAAGGGATCTGATGTCCCAACCACAGGGACCAAGTCTGGCGCCAAGATCAAGGACCCACCATCGGGCTACTTTGGGCCCAAACTGCCTCCAGCTCTGGGCAATAAGTCCATGCTGCCCCTGTTCGGTAAGCTGCAGGCAGGGAAGAAATTCCCTGCGATCCCCCTGACCCGGCCCGATGGTGGAGAGAAGTCATCAGCAGGGAAAGGTTCAGATGCCGTGGCAGAGGTCATCCTGATGGAGCCCATCCGGGAGTTCCCCCCACCGCCTCCCCCTCCACCAGCTCATAAGAAGGTGGAGGAGACGGTAGTAGTAGTTCAGGAAGCCCGCCACCTCACCTTGGACGCACGGGTTCTTCATGAGCCCCGGCCACTGTTCCATCAGGAGCCCTCCATGCTGATGCCCCAATACCAGGGCGACCCGGGACAGGACCCCTCCCAGAACCCCATGATGGAGTCCCTCATCCCCGACATGCATCAGCAGCCACCCCCCATGCACGCCTACCCCAACTACCCCCCGCCCagcctggaggaggaggacatgGGCGTGGAGGCAGAGGAGGACGATCTGGCCCCGCTGGAGAGCCAGCCCATCACCTTCACCCCAGAGGAGATGGAGAAGTACGGCAAGCTGCAGCAGGCCGCCCAGCAGCACATCCAGCAGCAGCTCCTGGCCAAGCACATCAAGACCTTCCCCTCAGCCGCAGCAGCACAGGCTGCAGCGAACATGGCTGCAGCAGCGAACCATCTGCAGCCggcaccccctcccccccagcaGCAGATGATCCAGATCCACCAGCCTGCTGTGTCTGCAGCCTCGGCTACCTCCATCACCACAGTACAACACCTCATCCAGCAGCACCATGCTGCTCAGGCTGCAGCCATGGGCATCCACCCACACGGACCCCACCCGCACCCCCAGTTAGCCCAGGTCCACCACATCCCCCAGCACCACCTCacccccatctccctgtctcaccTGGGACACTCTCTAGGCCACACTCTGGGCCACCAGTTGGGAGTGGGACACGCTGGACTGATCCCTGCCCACCACACGGCCTTCCTCTCTGGCCAGCCCATACACATTATCCCAGCCTCAGCACTTCATCACCACAGCCCCTTAGCTCTCCACCACATACCACACTCATCCCTCTACCCAACGCTGTTCGCCCCCCGGCACTCTAACGCAGCTGCGGCAGCCGCACTACAGCTCCACCCCTTCCTGCACCCCATCTTCTCAGGGCAGGACCTCCAGCACCCCCCTAACCACGGCTCCTGA
- the gpatch8 gene encoding G patch domain-containing protein 8 isoform X3 translates to MSHGGGGGDDLVVVLYVFVTRAHGKSFSYYWNVFGLFLLCSVCQDNIGHRLLQKHGWKLGQGLGKTMQGRTDPVPIILKYDVMGMGRMEMELDVAEDATEKRKVLEVEKEVTEELQQKYKDQVEKEKAIAKALEDLRANFYCELCEKQYQKHQEFDNHINSYDHAHKQRLKELKQREFARNVSSRSRKGGKKQEKLLRRLHVLAEQRKQQNRTPGSGPMFKPTTVAVDGEKGEEGSAVTPEYVPPADTAMEGLSVEEKSSGGQASPKPAPTVSFSLGKSSSSPAGASKVSVSFSFAKKPPVKLETVAAVFAKLHQDDEEEGGQEEGGEKAVGQEETSGCSTESPKGGGGGGNGTAGPEEEEEQQQEEQLYQEQPEQQEEEDDGASLASTLNKLKMMMKKEEGWAGQEPEYYHYIPPTHCRVKPRFQFLVFMKATDQCEIREQEEDEEVEEKEVKKTEKVVVEVSEQTQPKATECKSEEPEKTPAAPVTEPTSPKLKTEEASASLTDPPPTMAPTPVPGSKQETPVPEPNSGPKIPSGPFFLVLSKDESTTLQWPSELLDFTKAQPALSYSCNPLYFDFKLSRNKGGRAGRAAKSSKPAGEGAEKKNNPEAAAAVNEGNAAAATTTTTTPGPSTDNTGKEQPSLKIEGSQGETEEQKLQSSTSGAKKKKKKKKKKHKKSGKGSKRKEKEKGAIVDGDAETEILGEKTKKKKKHKRKKSKNKGEEGEEGGGGGDKEKPKEDKAVAATVSSAPPAPAGTGSATGAEPGKRKRPAKEALQKSGEKEGGAGKGSDEAKPSEEHNGTKRLKTDPSAPPSASCSSSAQKSPGPGRPPSSESEEEGGGGSASRSSRRRSTPREGRRHQSDDSGRSRSRSSRRGEGRGSSRRRHRGQASRSQSDSSSSERSSSAYSRRSRSYSDSYSDDSDGGRHRRHSKRSSDSEYDRRGSGGRRRSRRRHYSSSSSEDSRSRSRSHSRRKRHQQRHRSSSRSSSSRSRSSSARSWRRSYSRSHSSASRSSSSTKGSPHRGRGGQGGHRGRADSATRRRDFNRSCIYRSQSPRSASSRAPNRNSSSQSQRAGGSRGEGDQRNSSSHFTARQLLDKIQSRKGSDVPTTGTKSGAKIKDPPSGYFGPKLPPALGNKSMLPLFGKLQAGKKFPAIPLTRPDGGEKSSAGKGSDAVAEVILMEPIREFPPPPPPPPAHKKVEETVVVVQEARHLTLDARVLHEPRPLFHQEPSMLMPQYQGDPGQDPSQNPMMESLIPDMHQQPPPMHAYPNYPPPSLEEEDMGVEAEEDDLAPLESQPITFTPEEMEKYGKLQQAAQQHIQQQLLAKHIKTFPSAAAAQAAANMAAAANHLQPAPPPPQQQMIQIHQPAVSAASATSITTVQHLIQQHHAAQAAAMGIHPHGPHPHPQLAQVHHIPQHHLTPISLSHLGHSLGHTLGHQLGVGHAGLIPAHHTAFLSGQPIHIIPASALHHHSPLALHHIPHSSLYPTLFAPRHSNAAAAAALQLHPFLHPIFSGQDLQHPPNHGS, encoded by the exons GACCAGGTGGAAAAGGAGAAGGCCATCGCCAAAGCCCTGGAAGACCTGCGGGCCAACTTTTACTGTGAGCTGTGTGAGAAACAGTACCAGAAGCACCAAGAGTTTGACAACCACATCAACTCGTACGACCACGCTCATAAGCAG AGGCTTAAGGAGCTGAAGCAGAGGGAGTTTGCGAGAAACGTGTCATCACGCTCCCGGAAGGGTGGGAAGAAGCAGGAGAAGCTGCTACGCAGGCTGCATGTGCTGGCTGAGCAGAGGAAACAGCAGAACCG TACCCCGGGAAGTGGTCCCATGTTCAAACCCACCACCGTGGCAGTAGATGGGGAGAAGGGTGAAGAGGGGAGTGCTGTAACCCCTGAGTATGTCCCCCCTGCAGACACTGCCATGGAGGGCCTGTCAGTGGAGGAGAAGAGCAGTGGGGGTCAGGCCTCCCCCAAACCAGCCCCCACCGTCAGCTTCTCCCTGGGGAAGAGCAGCTCATCCCCGGCCGGGGCCTCTAAGGTCAGCGTGTCCTTCTCCTTCGCCAAGAAACCCCCGGTGAAGCTGGAGACGGTCGCAGCAGTGTTCGCTAAACTCCATCAGGAtgacgaggaggaggggggacaggaggagggaggggagaaggccGTGGGACAGGAGGAGACGTCAGGCTGCAGCACCGAGAGCCccaagggaggaggaggaggggggaatggaACAGCAGggccggaggaggaggaggagcagcagcaggaggagcaactATATCAAGAACAACCAGAGCAGCAGGAGGAAGAAGATGATGGCGCCTCCCTAGCCTCCACTCTCAACAAGttgaagatgatgatgaagaagGAGGAAGGCTGGGCAGGCCAGGAGCCTGAATACTACCATTACATCCCACCAACCCACTGCAGAGTCAAACCCCGCTTCCAGTTCCTGGTGTTCATGAAGGCCACAGACCAGTGTGAGATCAGGGAGCAAGAAGAAGATGAAGAGGTGGAAGAGAAGGAAGTGAAGAAGACCGAGAAGGTGGTAGTAGAGGTTTCTGAGCAGACACAGCCAAAAGCTACTGAGTGCAAATCCGAGGAGCCAGAGAAGACTCCTGCAGCTCCAGTCACAGAGCCCACATCACCTAAACTGAAGACTGAAGAGGCCTCTGCCAGCTTAACAGACCCCCCTCCCACAATGGCCCCCACCCCAGTACCAGGCAGCAAGCAGGAGACCCCAGTCCCAGAGCCCAACTCGGGCCCCAAAATCCCCAGCGGCCCCTTCTTCCTGGTCCTGAGCAAAGACGAGAGCACCACTCTGCAGTGGCCCTCGGAGCTGCTGGATTTTACCAAGGCTCAGCCCGCTCTCTCTTACAGCTGCAACCCCCTGTACTTCGACTTCAAACTGTCCCGCAACAAAGGGGGCCGTGCTGGACGAGCAGCAAAGTCCTCCAAGCCCGCTGGTGAAGGAGCTGAGAAAAAAAACAATCCTGAGGCAGCTGCTGCAGTCAATGAGGGGAAtgctgctgctgccaccaccaccaccaccacccctgggCCCAGCACTGACAACACTGGTAAGGAGCAGCCCTCCTTAAAAATAGAGGGTTCCCAAggggagactgaggaacaaaagcTACAGAGTAGCACAAGCGGagccaagaagaagaaaaagaagaagaagaagaagcataaGAAATCTGGGAAAGGCTCCAAGCGCAAAGAAAAAGAGAAGGGAGCCATAGTGGACGGGGACGCAGAAACTGAGATCCTAGGAGAGAAAaccaaaaagaagaaaaaacacaaacgaaagaagagcaaaaacaaaggtgaggagggggaagaaggaggtggtggtggtgataaggaAAAGCCTAAAGAGGATAAAGCAGTAGCCGCAACGGTTTCTAGTGCTCCCCCAGCACCAGCAGGAACAGGATCTGCTACAGGAGCGGAACCTGGGAAGAGGAAACGACCAGCCAAAGAAGCACTTCAGAAGTCCGGGGAAAAGGAAGGTGGGGCAGGGAAAGGCTCTGATGAGGCCAAGCCCTCTGAGGAGCACAACGGCACCAAGCGTCTGAAGACAGACCCCAGCGCCCCACCCAGCGCTTCCTGCTCCTCCTCGGCCCAGAAGAGCCCCGGGCCAGGCAGACCACCCAGCAGTGAGAGTGAGGAGGAAGGAGGTGGAGGCTCAGCTTCCCGATCCAGCCGCCGCAGGTCCACGCCCCGGGAGGGGCGCCGGCACCAGAGCGATGACTCCGGCCGCTCCCGAAGCCGCTCGTCGCGTCGGGGAGAAGGGCGAGGGAGCAGCCGGCGGCGGCACCGCGGCCAGGCCTCCCGTAGCCAGTCAGACTCCAGCAGCTCGGAGCGCTCCTCGAGCGCCTACAGCCGGCGCAGCCGCAGCTACTCAGACAGTTACAGTGACGACAGTGACGGAGGCCGCCACCGGAGACACTCTAAACGCTCCTCTGACTCCGAGTACGATCGACGGGGAAGCGGCGGGCGGCGGCGCTCCAGAAGACGTCACTATTCTTCCTCGTCTTCGGAGGACTCTCGCTCCCGCTCACGCAGCCACAGCCGCAGGAAGAGGCACCAGCAGCGGCACCGGAGCAGCTCCCGGAGCTCTAGCAGCAGGAGCCGCAGCAGCAGCGCCAGGTCATGGAGACGCAGCTACAGCCGCAGCCACAGCTCAGCCAGCCGCTCCTCCAGCTCTACTAAGGGCTCCCCTCACCGGGGTCGGGGAGGCCAGGGGGGCCACAGGGGCCGGGCAGACAGTGCTACACGGCGCCGAGACTTCAACCGCTCCTGCATCTACCGTTCCCAGTCCCCCCGCTCTGCCTCGTCACGAGCCCCAAACCGCAACAGCAGCTCCCAGAGCCAGAGGGCAGGGGGGTCCCGGGGAGAAGGAGATCAGAGGAACTCTTCCTCACACTTCACCGCCCGTCAGCTTCTGGATAAGATCCAGTCCAGGAAGGGATCTGATGTCCCAACCACAGGGACCAAGTCTGGCGCCAAGATCAAGGACCCACCATCGGGCTACTTTGGGCCCAAACTGCCTCCAGCTCTGGGCAATAAGTCCATGCTGCCCCTGTTCGGTAAGCTGCAGGCAGGGAAGAAATTCCCTGCGATCCCCCTGACCCGGCCCGATGGTGGAGAGAAGTCATCAGCAGGGAAAGGTTCAGATGCCGTGGCAGAGGTCATCCTGATGGAGCCCATCCGGGAGTTCCCCCCACCGCCTCCCCCTCCACCAGCTCATAAGAAGGTGGAGGAGACGGTAGTAGTAGTTCAGGAAGCCCGCCACCTCACCTTGGACGCACGGGTTCTTCATGAGCCCCGGCCACTGTTCCATCAGGAGCCCTCCATGCTGATGCCCCAATACCAGGGCGACCCGGGACAGGACCCCTCCCAGAACCCCATGATGGAGTCCCTCATCCCCGACATGCATCAGCAGCCACCCCCCATGCACGCCTACCCCAACTACCCCCCGCCCagcctggaggaggaggacatgGGCGTGGAGGCAGAGGAGGACGATCTGGCCCCGCTGGAGAGCCAGCCCATCACCTTCACCCCAGAGGAGATGGAGAAGTACGGCAAGCTGCAGCAGGCCGCCCAGCAGCACATCCAGCAGCAGCTCCTGGCCAAGCACATCAAGACCTTCCCCTCAGCCGCAGCAGCACAGGCTGCAGCGAACATGGCTGCAGCAGCGAACCATCTGCAGCCggcaccccctcccccccagcaGCAGATGATCCAGATCCACCAGCCTGCTGTGTCTGCAGCCTCGGCTACCTCCATCACCACAGTACAACACCTCATCCAGCAGCACCATGCTGCTCAGGCTGCAGCCATGGGCATCCACCCACACGGACCCCACCCGCACCCCCAGTTAGCCCAGGTCCACCACATCCCCCAGCACCACCTCacccccatctccctgtctcaccTGGGACACTCTCTAGGCCACACTCTGGGCCACCAGTTGGGAGTGGGACACGCTGGACTGATCCCTGCCCACCACACGGCCTTCCTCTCTGGCCAGCCCATACACATTATCCCAGCCTCAGCACTTCATCACCACAGCCCCTTAGCTCTCCACCACATACCACACTCATCCCTCTACCCAACGCTGTTCGCCCCCCGGCACTCTAACGCAGCTGCGGCAGCCGCACTACAGCTCCACCCCTTCCTGCACCCCATCTTCTCAGGGCAGGACCTCCAGCACCCCCCTAACCACGGCTCCTGA